Proteins from a single region of Pseudomonas ekonensis:
- the asd gene encoding aspartate-semialdehyde dehydrogenase, with translation MKRVGLIGWRGMVGSVLMQRMLEEQDFDLIEPVFFTTSNVGGQGPSVGKDIAPLKDAYSIEELKTLDVILTCQGGDYTNEVFPKLREAGWQGYWIDAASSLRMNDDAVIILDPVNRKVIDQQLDAGTKNYIGGNCTVSLMLMGLGGLFEAGLVEWMSAMTYQAASGAGAQNMRELIKQMGATHAAVADQLADPASAILDIDRRVAETMRSEAYPTENFGVPLAGSLIPWIDKELPNGQSREEWKAQAETNKILGRFKSPIPVDGICVRIGAMRCHSQALTIKLNKDVPIADIEGLISQHNPWVKLVPNNRDISMQELSPTKVTGTLNIPVGRLRKLNMGSQFVGAFTVGDQLLWGAAEPLRRMLRILLER, from the coding sequence ATGAAACGTGTAGGTCTGATCGGTTGGCGCGGCATGGTCGGTTCCGTGCTCATGCAGCGGATGCTGGAAGAGCAGGATTTCGATCTTATCGAGCCGGTGTTTTTCACCACTTCCAATGTCGGTGGCCAAGGCCCGTCCGTGGGCAAGGACATTGCTCCGCTCAAGGACGCTTACAGCATTGAAGAGCTCAAGACCCTCGACGTGATCCTGACCTGCCAGGGCGGCGACTACACCAACGAAGTCTTCCCCAAGCTGCGCGAAGCCGGCTGGCAGGGCTACTGGATCGACGCGGCGTCCAGCCTGCGGATGAACGACGACGCGGTGATCATCCTCGACCCGGTCAACCGCAAGGTCATCGACCAGCAGCTCGACGCGGGCACCAAGAACTACATCGGCGGCAACTGCACCGTCAGCCTGATGCTGATGGGCCTGGGCGGCCTATTCGAGGCCGGCCTGGTGGAGTGGATGAGCGCCATGACCTATCAGGCGGCGTCCGGCGCCGGCGCGCAGAACATGCGTGAGCTGATCAAGCAGATGGGCGCGACCCACGCCGCCGTGGCCGACCAGCTGGCCGACCCGGCCAGCGCGATCCTGGACATCGACCGCCGCGTGGCCGAAACCATGCGCAGCGAAGCCTACCCGACCGAGAACTTCGGCGTGCCGCTGGCCGGCAGCCTGATCCCGTGGATCGACAAGGAACTGCCGAACGGCCAGAGCCGCGAAGAGTGGAAGGCCCAGGCCGAGACCAACAAGATCCTGGGCCGCTTCAAGAGCCCGATCCCGGTCGACGGCATCTGCGTGCGCATCGGCGCCATGCGTTGCCACAGCCAGGCGCTGACCATCAAGCTGAACAAGGACGTGCCGATCGCCGACATCGAAGGGCTGATCAGCCAGCACAACCCTTGGGTCAAGCTGGTGCCGAACAACCGCGACATCAGCATGCAGGAGCTGAGCCCGACGAAAGTCACCGGCACCCTGAACATCCCGGTCGGCCGTCTGCGCAAGCTGAACATGGGTTCGCAGTTCGTCGGTGCGTTCACCGTCGGCGACCAACTGCTGTGGGGCGCGGCCGAACCGCTGCGTCGCATGCTGCGGATCCTGCTGGAGCGTTGA
- a CDS encoding purine-nucleoside phosphorylase has translation MKAMMRVSLAAAALLSSTAWAATAPAQPGPLRPKVVLITMFAPEAQHWIDRLHLTREVRVPGLSAEYPTVRCNAQQVCLMVTGMGQTNAAASTLALALSPQFDLRKSYFLIAGIAGISPRHGTLGTAAWAHYLVEFGTQWELDARDAPKDWPTGYLGINTRGPNEKPPLDYKTEVFELNPRLQAKAFALSRHVTLSESKESAAWRLKYPQAPANQPPTVTRCDTLAGNTWFSGTRLSERAEVWTRLLTDGKGEYCTTQQEDNSTYEALLRASREGRVDVQRLAVVRAGSDFDRPAPGGSEVDNLLKYADQGGFAPALENLYRTGNPLVQDILEHWPVWEKGVPDA, from the coding sequence ATGAAGGCAATGATGCGTGTTTCCCTGGCCGCTGCGGCCCTGCTCTCTTCCACCGCCTGGGCGGCGACCGCGCCGGCCCAACCCGGGCCGCTGCGGCCCAAGGTGGTGCTGATCACCATGTTCGCCCCCGAGGCGCAGCACTGGATCGACCGCCTGCACCTGACCCGGGAAGTGCGCGTGCCGGGGCTGTCGGCCGAGTACCCGACGGTGCGCTGCAATGCGCAGCAGGTGTGCCTGATGGTCACCGGCATGGGCCAGACCAACGCCGCCGCCTCGACCCTGGCCCTGGCCCTGTCGCCGCAGTTCGACCTGCGCAAGAGCTACTTCCTGATCGCCGGCATCGCCGGCATCAGCCCCAGGCACGGCACCCTCGGCACCGCCGCATGGGCGCACTACCTGGTGGAGTTCGGCACCCAGTGGGAGCTGGACGCCCGTGACGCGCCCAAGGACTGGCCGACCGGCTACCTGGGCATCAACACCCGCGGGCCAAACGAAAAGCCGCCGCTGGACTACAAGACCGAAGTGTTCGAGCTCAACCCGCGGCTGCAGGCCAAGGCCTTTGCCCTGAGCCGCCATGTCACGCTCAGCGAGAGCAAGGAGTCGGCGGCCTGGCGCCTGAAGTACCCGCAGGCCCCGGCCAACCAGCCGCCGACGGTGACGCGCTGCGACACGCTGGCGGGCAACACGTGGTTCTCCGGCACCCGCCTGAGCGAACGGGCCGAGGTCTGGACGCGGCTGCTGACCGACGGCAAGGGCGAATACTGCACCACCCAGCAGGAAGACAACTCCACCTACGAGGCCCTGCTGCGCGCCAGCCGCGAAGGCCGGGTGGACGTGCAGCGCCTGGCGGTGGTGCGGGCCGGCTCGGACTTCGACCGCCCCGCGCCGGGCGGCAGCGAAGTGGACAACCTGCTCAAGTACGCCGATCAGGGCGGCTTCGCGCCGGCCCTGGAAAACCTCTACCGCACGGGCAATCCATTGGTGCAGGACATCCTCGAGCACTGGCCGGTGTGGGAAAAGGGCGTGCCCGACGCCTGA
- a CDS encoding nucleoside-specific channel-forming protein Tsx — protein MHVPSCRPSRGARTFAVSLLLAGVTGLLSDSLLAQPAAGEESAQGETLSPEASPPKKGAYLSDWYNQNLTLIGSKDISFGPRPADDIYLEYEYFGRKGPFELYGYIDIPKIFNIGNSHDKGVWDHGSPVFMEHEPRISIDHLAGRSLAIGPFKEWYVAFDWIYDHGSNSANRANTLYSGLGTDIDTHSRVNLSANLYGRYQWENYGASNEYSWDGYRAQLKYIVPIDRFSNGASLTYIGFTNFDFGSDLHKDNPARTANATVATNVLLYSFTHLRFTLVGRYFHNGGNWEDGSELNFGDGDFRARSNGWGYYAGIGYQF, from the coding sequence ATGCACGTTCCCTCCTGCCGCCCTTCCCGCGGCGCGCGCACATTTGCCGTTTCCCTGCTACTGGCCGGCGTTACCGGACTTCTCAGCGACAGCCTTCTGGCGCAGCCGGCGGCCGGCGAAGAGTCGGCCCAGGGCGAAACCCTGAGCCCCGAAGCCAGTCCGCCGAAAAAAGGCGCCTACCTGTCGGACTGGTACAACCAGAACCTGACCCTGATCGGCAGCAAGGACATCAGCTTCGGTCCGCGGCCGGCCGACGACATCTACCTGGAATACGAATACTTCGGCCGCAAGGGCCCGTTCGAGCTGTACGGCTACATCGACATCCCGAAGATCTTCAACATCGGCAACAGCCACGACAAAGGCGTGTGGGACCACGGCTCGCCGGTGTTCATGGAGCACGAACCGCGCATCTCCATCGACCACCTGGCCGGCCGCAGCCTGGCCATCGGCCCGTTCAAGGAGTGGTACGTGGCCTTCGACTGGATCTACGACCACGGCAGCAACAGCGCCAACCGCGCCAACACGCTCTACAGCGGCCTGGGCACCGACATCGACACCCATTCGCGGGTCAACCTGTCGGCCAACCTGTACGGCCGCTACCAGTGGGAGAACTACGGCGCCAGCAACGAGTACTCGTGGGACGGCTACCGGGCGCAGCTCAAGTACATCGTGCCCATCGACCGCTTCAGCAACGGCGCGTCGCTGACCTACATCGGCTTCACCAACTTCGACTTCGGCTCGGACCTGCACAAGGACAACCCCGCCCGCACCGCCAACGCCACGGTGGCGACCAACGTGCTGCTGTACTCGTTCACCCACTTGCGCTTCACCCTGGTGGGCCGTTACTTCCACAACGGCGGCAACTGGGAGGACGGCAGCGAGCTGAACTTCGGCGACGGCGACTTCCGCGCACGCTCCAACGGCTGGGGTTACTACGCCGGCATCGGTTACCAGTTCTGA